A window from Flavobacterium gyeonganense encodes these proteins:
- a CDS encoding porin family protein — protein sequence MRLFFSCLFLISFFTIFSQEEKPEIKPVKIDSLYREDQFYISVTYNLLADMPEGLKRDKFSAGISAGILRDMPINKDRTIAIAAGLGLSYQNYFQNLNISKNEDGLVYAVNDYNEFVSNRFRQYLVDVPIEFRWRNSTYESHKFWRIYTGLKLSYVLSSRSVLDDGENTYKINNNPDLNRFQYGAYISAGYNTWNVYFYYGLNPLFKDVKTVSGEEVKMKTMNLGLIFYIL from the coding sequence ATGCGATTATTTTTTAGTTGTTTATTTCTGATATCGTTTTTTACTATTTTTTCGCAGGAAGAAAAACCTGAAATTAAACCTGTTAAAATCGATTCTTTGTACAGAGAAGATCAGTTTTACATTTCGGTTACGTACAATCTTTTGGCAGATATGCCTGAGGGTCTTAAACGTGATAAATTTTCTGCTGGAATTTCTGCCGGAATTTTGCGTGATATGCCAATTAATAAAGATAGAACAATTGCTATTGCTGCCGGTTTGGGCTTATCGTATCAGAATTATTTTCAAAACCTGAACATTTCTAAAAATGAGGACGGGCTGGTATATGCCGTAAACGATTATAATGAATTTGTTTCAAATAGGTTCAGGCAATATTTAGTCGATGTTCCAATTGAATTCAGGTGGAGAAATTCTACTTACGAAAGTCATAAGTTTTGGAGGATTTATACAGGTTTAAAACTTAGTTATGTTTTATCCAGCAGATCTGTTTTGGATGATGGTGAAAATACTTATAAAATTAACAATAACCCGGATCTCAACAGATTTCAATATGGAGCTTACATTTCTGCGGGCTACAATACCTGGAATGTTTATTTTTACTATGGGCTAAATCCTTTATTTAAAGATGTTAAAACTGTTTCCGGAGAAGAAGTCAAAATGAAAACCATGAACCTGGGCCTTATTTTTTATATTTTATAG
- the mscL gene encoding large-conductance mechanosensitive channel protein MscL yields MGMFSEFKEFAMKGNVVDLAVGVIIGAAFGKIVSSLIEDVITPLILKPALDAANLSTIEQLVAFGGVKYGMFLSAVINFIIVAFVLFLIIKGINNLKKKEAPAPAPPAGPTQEELLTQIRDLLKNKQ; encoded by the coding sequence ATGGGAATGTTTTCAGAGTTTAAGGAATTTGCAATGAAAGGCAACGTAGTCGATTTGGCTGTCGGTGTGATTATTGGAGCTGCTTTTGGTAAAATTGTAAGCTCGTTAATTGAAGATGTAATTACGCCATTAATACTCAAACCTGCTTTAGATGCAGCAAACTTGTCAACTATAGAGCAGCTAGTTGCATTTGGAGGAGTAAAATATGGAATGTTTCTTTCGGCAGTAATTAACTTTATAATTGTTGCTTTTGTTTTGTTTCTAATTATTAAAGGAATAAACAATCTGAAAAAGAAAGAAGCACCTGCTCCTGCACCGCCTGCCGGACCAACACAGGAAGAATTGCTTACACAAATTAGGGATCTTTTGAAAAATAAACAATAA
- a CDS encoding 2Fe-2S iron-sulfur cluster-binding protein — MDVLIKIKDREGVIHELQAPTDMAMNIMELCKAYELPVEGTCGGMAMCASCQCYVLNDVALPEMGDDEEAMLSEAFYVKSNSRLGCQIPITTELDGLELELAPEY; from the coding sequence ATGGATGTATTAATAAAGATTAAAGACCGCGAAGGAGTTATACACGAATTACAGGCTCCAACTGATATGGCAATGAATATAATGGAGTTATGCAAAGCATACGAACTTCCTGTTGAAGGAACCTGTGGCGGAATGGCTATGTGTGCTTCCTGCCAGTGTTATGTTCTAAATGATGTTGCATTACCAGAAATGGGAGATGATGAAGAAGCCATGCTTTCGGAAGCCTTTTATGTTAAATCGAATAGCCGTTTAGGATGTCAGATTCCAATTACTACTGAATTAGACGGACTGGAACTTGAGCTGGCTCCTGAATACTAA
- a CDS encoding NifU family protein → MTTEELTSNVLLALDEIRPFLNSDGGDITLISIEDDKHVKVRLEGACISCSVNQMTLKAGVETTIKKYAPQIETVVNIM, encoded by the coding sequence ATGACAACAGAAGAATTAACAAGCAATGTATTATTGGCTCTTGATGAAATCAGACCTTTTTTAAATTCTGATGGGGGCGACATTACGCTGATTTCTATTGAAGACGATAAACATGTAAAAGTTCGTCTTGAAGGAGCCTGCATTAGCTGCAGTGTGAATCAGATGACTTTAAAGGCAGGCGTAGAAACCACAATCAAAAAATATGCTCCACAAATAGAAACCGTGGTGAATATTATGTAA
- a CDS encoding Mrp/NBP35 family ATP-binding protein produces MKLDRKEILKALETITIAGEGKNMVESGAVANVITFGDEVVVDLVLHTPAMHIKKRAEDDIKKTINELVSPEAKIKVNTKVETPEKNEIKGRAIPGIKNIIAVASGKGGVGKSTVTANLAVTLAKMGFKVGVLDADIYGPSMPIMFDVENEKPISVTVDGKSKMKPVESYEIKMLSIGFFTAPSQAVIWRGPMAAKALNQMIFDADWGELDFMLLDLPPGTGDIHLSIMQSLPITGAVVVSTPQAVALADAKKGVAMFMQDNINVPVLGIIENMAYFTPEELPDNKYYIFGKEGAKNLAEDLNVPFLGEVPIVQSIREAGDYGRPAALQTASPIETVFEEITRNVVQETVNRNESLPATEAIKITTMAGCSAVKKN; encoded by the coding sequence ATGAAATTAGATAGAAAAGAAATTCTTAAGGCTTTGGAAACTATCACCATAGCCGGAGAAGGAAAAAATATGGTTGAAAGCGGTGCTGTTGCCAACGTTATTACATTTGGTGATGAAGTAGTAGTAGATTTAGTACTTCATACACCTGCCATGCACATTAAAAAAAGAGCAGAAGACGATATCAAAAAAACGATTAATGAACTGGTATCGCCAGAAGCAAAAATTAAGGTAAATACGAAGGTGGAAACTCCTGAGAAAAACGAAATTAAAGGCCGTGCCATTCCGGGAATCAAAAATATAATTGCCGTTGCTTCCGGAAAAGGAGGTGTCGGAAAATCTACTGTTACTGCAAATTTAGCGGTAACTCTGGCAAAAATGGGATTTAAAGTTGGCGTTCTGGATGCCGATATTTACGGACCTTCAATGCCTATTATGTTTGATGTTGAAAACGAGAAACCAATTTCGGTTACCGTTGATGGAAAATCAAAAATGAAACCTGTAGAAAGTTACGAAATCAAAATGCTTTCAATCGGATTTTTTACTGCACCAAGCCAGGCTGTAATATGGAGAGGTCCAATGGCTGCAAAAGCTTTGAACCAAATGATTTTTGATGCTGATTGGGGAGAATTGGATTTTATGCTTCTGGATTTACCTCCGGGAACAGGTGATATTCATCTTTCGATCATGCAGTCATTACCTATCACAGGTGCTGTAGTAGTAAGTACTCCGCAAGCTGTTGCTTTGGCAGATGCCAAAAAAGGAGTGGCAATGTTTATGCAGGACAATATAAACGTGCCTGTTCTGGGTATTATTGAAAATATGGCATACTTTACACCAGAAGAATTACCTGACAATAAATATTATATCTTTGGAAAGGAAGGCGCTAAAAATCTGGCAGAAGATTTAAATGTTCCTTTTTTAGGAGAAGTACCAATTGTACAATCTATTCGTGAGGCAGGAGATTATGGCCGCCCGGCAGCTTTGCAAACAGCTTCACCAATTGAAACTGTATTTGAAGAAATTACACGAAATGTTGTTCAGGAAACAGTAAACAGAAACGAGAGCCTGCCTGCAACAGAAGCCATAAAAATCACAACAATGGCTGGCTGTTCAGCAGTAAAGAAAAATTAG
- a CDS encoding aspartate-semialdehyde dehydrogenase produces MRIAVVGATGMVGEIMLKVLAERNFPVTELIPVASEKSVGKEIEYKGQKYKVVGLQTAVDLKADIAVFSAGGDTSLEWAPKFAAAGTTVIDNSSAWRMDPTKKLIVPEINAESLTKEDKIIANPNCSTIQMVLTLAPLHRKYNIKRIIVSTYQSITGTGVKAVRQLENEYAGVEGDMAYKYPIHRNAIPQCDSFEANGYTKEEMKLVRETQKILSDNTIRVTATAVRVPVVGGHSEAVNVEFTNDFDVKEVREILQNTDGVVVQDDLDAFSYPMPLFAEGKNEVFVGRIRRDESQPNTLNMWIVADNLRKGAATNTIQIAEYLIQAGLV; encoded by the coding sequence ATGAGAATAGCGGTTGTAGGCGCCACCGGTATGGTTGGCGAGATAATGTTAAAAGTTTTAGCAGAAAGAAATTTTCCGGTTACAGAATTAATTCCAGTTGCTTCAGAGAAATCTGTTGGTAAGGAAATCGAATATAAAGGACAAAAATATAAAGTGGTTGGTTTGCAGACTGCGGTTGATTTAAAAGCAGATATTGCTGTTTTCTCTGCAGGAGGTGACACTTCATTAGAGTGGGCTCCAAAATTTGCTGCTGCCGGAACAACGGTAATTGATAATTCATCTGCATGGAGAATGGATCCGACTAAAAAATTAATCGTGCCTGAAATCAACGCAGAGTCCTTGACCAAAGAGGATAAAATTATTGCCAATCCAAACTGTTCTACTATTCAAATGGTGTTGACATTAGCCCCTTTGCATAGAAAATACAACATCAAAAGAATCATTGTTTCTACTTATCAATCGATCACTGGTACAGGTGTAAAAGCGGTAAGACAATTAGAAAATGAGTATGCAGGAGTTGAAGGAGATATGGCATATAAATATCCAATTCACAGAAATGCAATTCCACAATGTGATAGTTTCGAAGCTAACGGATATACGAAAGAAGAAATGAAATTAGTTCGTGAAACTCAAAAAATCCTTTCAGACAATACCATCAGAGTTACGGCTACTGCAGTTCGTGTTCCTGTTGTTGGGGGCCATAGTGAGGCTGTAAACGTTGAGTTTACGAATGATTTTGATGTAAAAGAAGTTCGCGAAATTTTACAAAATACTGATGGAGTAGTGGTTCAGGATGATTTGGATGCTTTTTCTTATCCGATGCCTTTATTTGCAGAAGGCAAAAATGAGGTTTTTGTTGGAAGAATCCGTCGTGACGAAAGCCAGCCAAATACATTAAACATGTGGATCGTTGCTGATAACTTAAGAAAAGGTGCTGCAACAAACACAATTCAAATCGCCGAATATTTAATTCAGGCAGGTTTGGTATAA